The genomic segment AATCTTGAATTAATAGAAGAACATATACACGATGGGCGCAATGTGATTGCCTGCCTGGGACACTGCGGCAATTGGGAAATGTTGAATTTTATGCCCTTTAAGATACGCCATGACGTTTATGCTGTGTACAGACCCCTTAAGTCAGTGCCGATAGACATGTTCATGGTTAAGCTAAGGTCGCGTTTTGGTCTCAGGCTGGTACCAGACCATGCCATTATACGGCATGTGCTGTCAGAGAGAGGAGAGCCTGCGGTTTATCTTTTTCTCGCCGACCAGTGTCCGCGGACCAAAGAGGAGAAATACAAATTTACTTTGCTGCATCAGGACACCTACGTGTTTTCTGGCATGGAGAAGCTCGCGCGCAGTGGTCAGTCGGCGGTGATTTATTTACATATCACGCAGCTATCCAAAGGAAGCTACAAAATAGCCTGCATACCCATATGTGCTCAAGCGCAAACGACAAAGGAGGGTGATATCACGAAAAAGTACATTGACCTGTTAGCGGACAATATCAGGGAAGAACCTTACGGTTGGCTGTGGACACATAAACGGTGGAAAAATTGAGATGAAATGATCCTAGTCGGTGCCGATCCCACCGCGGGGGCTATTTCGTAGCGCTTTGACGACGGCTTCACTTTTGGAGTTGACTTGGAGTTTTTCATAAATTTTTTTGATGTGCGAACGCACAGTATCCATAGAGATAAACAGTTTATCGGCAATCATCTTATAACTATATCCTTCGACGAGTAGGTCAAGGACCTCTTTTTCACGCGCGGAAAGATCGAAAGTGGACGTTCTTGTCGTTTTACCTTCAGCAAGCATATGCAGGACCTGTGTGGCAATGGACGAAGTCATCGGAGCTCCACCGTTTAAAGCATCTTCAATATACTCCAGAATCTTGGACGGTGGTGTTTTTTTTAAGATGTAGCCATTGGCACCCGCTTTTATGGCATCAAAAACATTCGCATTGTCGTCAAATACCGTGAGCATGATTATTTTTCCCCTGAATCCGGATTGCCTTAAAAGTTTTAGTCCTGATATACCATTTACAAAAGGCATGTCTATGTCCATCAGAATGAGGTCCGGACAGTGCTTTTTTATATCCTCAGAGGCGTTGGCACAATGACCATAAGCAGCCTGTACTACATATTTTGGATCGCTATTGATGAGAATCGACAATACATCTCTCAATTGGCTGTTGTCTTCATATATCAGGATCTTTGTCATAATTAGTACAATTTAGGGAATGTTTACCGTTGTATCAATCGCATGTTGATGTGAATCTGTGTTAAATTTTGAGTGTGAGCAAAACGGTGGTTCCCCTATTTTCGGAAGATGTAATGCTGAATTGTGCCCCTAAGGCCTGACTACGCTGGGCCATATTGTACAGGCCATTGCCAGAATGCTGTCTGGAACAGTCAAAGCCTTTGCCATTATCTTTTATCTGCAGTTCGATATGTGATGGACCTGCCCCGATGTTTATAAGCACGGATGTAGCTTCAGCATATTTGGAGATATTGTTCAGCGCTTCTTTATAAATAAGGAATAAATGGCGCCGTTGTTCCATATCCAATTTTATATTGCGGATGCTATCGTCCGCTTGAAAGACATATTGGATTTTGAGCGGATCCAAAATCAAGGCCGCATGTTCGCGCATGCGGGCCACGATCTTCTGCAGCAGATCGTTGTCTGGCTTTATACTCCAGACAATATCATCCATCGCCTGCATCATCTGCGAACTGTTTGCCCCGATCCGGTCCAGGTAGGAGCGGACGATGTGATGTTGTTCCGAAAGGTCCTTTTTGGCCACCTCGCTCAGGATATGGATGGAGGTTAACGTAGAGCCTACATCATCGTGCAGATCCCGGGCCACCTTTTCCCGTAGGCGATGTACTTCCAATAATCTCTTTAGCCGATAACGGTGTAAAATAAAAATGCTGGATAAAATAAAAAGCGCTATTATAGCAAAAAACCACCAAGTTTGATAAAACGCAGGCTTTATCGTGATCGGAAGCTTGGTGATGGCAGAAAATTTACCGCCTTGGCTCTCAGAGCGCACCATAAACACGTATTTTCCCGGAGACAGTGAGGCAAAGTTGGTAGCCAGCTGAGGATCACTCGGAATCCAGGATTTTCCCGAACCTTCAAGCCGGTAGTAGTATTTAAAGCTGTCGGGATCGTTATAGGAAAGGGTCGAATAGAAGATGGAGAAGAAATTCTGCCAGTGTTCGAGTGTGACACCCCCCGCCCGGATCAGCGAATCGACCGACAGGTATTTGTCAAACAGTTTGAAATCGGTGATATGTAGCTCTTTTGGTGCAGAATTATTCCTGTTGAATTTTGAGGGGTCGAAAATTAGGACGGCTTTGTCACTGCTGAATGCAAGTTTTCCGCTCGCCAGTTTCACGCCGCAAGTCAGCAAATTGGCTACGTTCGAAGTATTCACGAGTCCATGCCGCTTGTTGAACGAACGAAATTCACGTTTGCCGGGATCAAAACGACAGATACCTGCGGTCGTGCTCATCCACAATAAACCTTCATTGTCGGTTACCAAGGCTGTTACCATGTTTTGTGGCAAGCCGTTGCCGATGTTGTATTTTGTCACTTCACCCGTGTGCAGATTTAAAATATCAAGACCGGAATAACCCGCGATAGCGAGCAGCCTGTCACCGATAAGTTCGATGCTTTGTATTTTGGAGGTGGTAAGTCCGTGGGGACCCGATTTGTAATTTTTTATGATTTTTCCAGAACTGGCTTCCAGCTGAAATACGCCTGAGCCCCGAGTACCTACCCATACGTCGTTCCCATTGCCGGGCCGGATGCAAGAGACGGACGATTTTAGATCATTGAGTATAGTATAGCCGCTATTTTCTTTTCGGATGATTTTGCCATTGTCGGTGCCAAACCATATCTGTCCGTTCGGGTGGGCCGAAATGCGGCGGATCGATTGTCCGCCGAATATTTTGGGCACCAGAAACTGCGATCTTCTGGTTTTCGCGTCAAAAAAGATCAATCTGCCATTTTTGCATCCGATCCAGCTATTTCCCGTTTTTTGATCGTATTCGATCGACCAGATATATCTAAAGTTCAGGTCCTGGGTGGGCGCTCCATTGTATAAAATATCGCTGACTTTCGGTTCGAGGTTTACTTTAAGCGCATCATTGTATTTAATCGTGGTTAATTTTTCGCCCCAAGAACCCACCATAATACCATCTGGGCCAAAGGAGGTCAGATCAGTTATGGCCGCCTTTTCAAATATACCTGAAGTAACGATATTACGCACGTGATCGCCTATGATTGACATGATATACAGTCCGTTATCCGTCGCTACCCACACATTTTGGTCGCGGTCTCTGAAAACCTGTGAAACAGTGGTGACCTGTATGCCGTAGTCTGTATTCTTCTGGTCGTAAAATTGAACAAACTTTTTTTTGTCTTCATCGAAGAGATTGAAAATATCGACACCATAGGCCCATATGATATCCCCGAACTCCACACATTCGTAAAAGTCGTGATAGTTACTACGGCTGTTGGGTTCGGACGGAATCAGCTTTTTGTTTTCAAAATTAGTGTCGGCAAGATAGATGAGGCCGTTTGTATGGCGCTTTTTGATCTGGATAAAAACACGGCCTCTGGAGTCCCTGTAAAAGCGGTTGATGTTCTTGACCGAACTCAGCTTATTGTTGGTAAAAAAGGTCTTCTTATTGCTGTCAAAATAGCCCATTCCCTGGAGTCCCGCTATCCAGAATATCCCTGTGCCATCGTATTGCAGCCACGTTGGCCCCCAGTTAGCAGGAAAGCCGATCGTATTGCTGCTCGATTCGAACTTGTTTGTCGATTCGTTCAATATTAGAATGTCTACCCCATGAAGTATAAGGAATATCTGCCCAGCTTGTTGGACGAGACGGATCTGATAATTCTGGAAGTCTTTTGTGTACTGATCGACCTTTACTTCCTGAGCTTTATTTGTTTGTGGGTTGAGCAAGAAAAATGTATGTTCCATTCGCACAAGCAGTGACTTCGACTTTTGGGATACGAGGAGCTGGTCTACGGGGAGTCCCGGAAGACCGGGACTCAGGAGCCTGCGGAAACGGATTCCATCATAACGTTGCAATCCATTTTTGGTGCCTACCCAGATAAATCCATCTGCCGTCTGCGTGACACAGTTGACAAAATTGGAAGCGAGGCCGTCGGTGATGCGGTTAAATGATATTTCCATTGCTTTGAGCATCAACGGAAGCAAGGTGAAGAGGCTTGCCAGAAACAGCGCAAACTTTTTGCTCGTCATCATCGGGCGGATTATTTTTTCAAAAATGCAACAAATACACGACTTAATAAAATCCGGGAGGCCTGTTATTCTGCGCGCCGTTTGAGATCTTCCGCTCCCCCGGTTTTTCGGATCTTCGTCGACTTGCTATCTCCAAAACTGTAGCTATAGGAAAGCATGACCAGTCGTGTATCTCTTTTGGTGCTGAAATTTTCTTTGTAATTGTTATAGACTGTTAGTCCTTTGTAGTAGTTGGTGCGGAAGATATCGCTAAAAGATAGCTTTAAAGTACTGTTGTTGCTGAATTTCTTCTGCGCACCGATATTCAGTGACCACAGTGGTGAAATACGGGCAAACGCATAGACTTCTGCTGACTTGTAGCTGGCAGCCAGTTCTGCCGCATAATTATTGCCCAACCTGATCGTGTTGACCATGTTCAGGTCTACATTAAAGTTCCCTTTGTTCTTGATTGTCGTTTCTGACACATTGCCTGAGTAGGATCCATAATAAAAATTGGCACTGGTATTCATCTCCCACCATTTTGTTACTTGAACAGGAGCGACGAGATAGAGTCCATAGTACAAGGCCGCGCTGATATTTTCGTCTGTCTGCACTGAAATGTTCTCTCCGTTTTCAATGATGGGTTTGACAACAGATGTAATGTTTTGAGCAGTTTTGCTATAGCTCACTGTTGCTAAATATTTGTTTTTCAAGCTGTATGTCAATTCGTAATTTTGCGAAGTCTGTGGGTTCAGCCCAGGATTTCCCGTCTTATATGTTGTCGCATTGATATAGTATTTGAAGGGGTTGAGCTGTATGTAGCTTGGCCGTGAGATTCTCCTGCTGAAATTGATGTCCAGCCTGTTGTCCTCATTGAGATCAAATGACAGGGATGCGCTCGGAAACAGCTGCGTATACTTTTTTTTATTGACCAGGTCCATTGTGATCTGCGTTCCGGTCACATTGGTATGTTCGGCCCGCAGCCCGACGATAGCAGTCATCCGATTCCATTTTTTTGAGAGGTTGCCGTATACGGCATGGATATATTCCTTATAGATGTAATGGTTGGATTTGCCGGTGTCCAGTACTGGCTTTTCAGCGCTGTGATCATAAAATTCCATATCGTTGTCCGACTTCACAAAACTCGATTTGATGCCAGTTTCCAATTTCCAGTTTTGTTCGAAAATCATAATCGCATCACTCTTGAGTGCATAGATGTCCAAACCGCCGTCTACGTTCCCTCGTAGTACGTAAGGTAGCGTTCCAGTTTGACCGGGTGTTTTGGTTTTGGTGTCGAAGTGCTGGACAGACTTATTGAAATAATGAATCCAGTCGATGTCGGTATTCACCTCTGAACCTAAAGTGTCCAGGCTATATCTATGGTTGAGGTTGAGACTACCGTTTCGCCACTTGTTTTTGGCATCACTTTGTGTTTGTATTTCCTTTAAGAGCTGCTGTTCGCTGTCCATTACGCTTGTTTTACTGTTGCTATTGGGCGTTAAGATATTGCTATTGAAGCTGAAGGCAGCACCCAGTATGTGGTTGTCGTTGAGCTGATAATCCAGTCCGGCCTTTCCGCTATGGTTATTGACGCCGGTTTTAATAAAGTTATCCTGAAGGTAGGCTTTTGTGAGATTTTCCTGATCATAAAAACTCCTGTTCAGAACCAGATCGTTCGACATCTCACGGTAGGCGAAATTGTAGCTCGCAAAGGTGTTTACTTTTCCTTTTCTATGGTTGATATGGAAGCTATTGCTGTTTTTGATGTATCTTCCTGTGCCTATCGCAGTTGTCACTGTTGCGTTGGTCCCCTTTTTTGTTCCTTTTTTGAGTTTTATATTGACAATTGCTGTACCTGCAGCGTCATACTTCGAAGAAGGGTTGGTGATGAATTCAATTTTATCGATCGCTGAAGCAGAAATTCCGCGTAGATAGTCAGCCAGCGCATCAGCCGTGAGGGGGATATTTTTGCCGTCAATCTGTATGAGCAGATTGTTTTTCCCTCTCAGGCTTATATTGTCATTGGCATCAATATTGACTCCCGGGGCCTTTTCCAAAACATCGAAGGCCGAGCCGCCAGTATTCTGAAGGCTACTTTCTACATTTAAAATGAGTTTACCATCCTGCCGCTCGATATAAGGGCGAGTCCTCGCAATCACGACCGTCTCCAGCCTCTTGTCGCTTATATGGATTTCTGGAAAGAGGAGGTCTCTATCCCGGATCTCGAAAACTTTGGAATTATATATATCCGATTGATGGCGACGGATCTTCACATAGTAGGATCCGTTGCCGAGGCCTTCAAATCTGAACTCTCCTGTCGGACCGAGCAGTTCGGTTTTCAGCAATTTGCTGTCCAGATCGAATAGGTGAGCTTCTAGGCTGCTGCTATCTGTGGTGACCACCTTTCCCGAAAGCACATATTGCGGCTTGTGTGCCTGCGCCAGCAGCCCAGCCGCCGGAAGCAGCAGCATGATCAGCAAAAGGATGATGTTGTTTTTCATAAGAGATAGTTTTTTGATCGTAAAGACAGATTTCGCCACCGGTCTGCCTTAGTGCGCTAATGATGCTGCAAATTAGTGAGAAAAGAAAGTCGGACCAACCACATGTTCATGTGATTCATAAGCTTATATAGCCTACCGCACTCTTGCCCGAAACGGGCAGCGATAGAAAGCTTTTTGCCTTTTGATGTCCGTCAGACAAATACCATATGGTACGGATACCTGTACGGAAATGGCTGCTGACGATAAACCACACAAAGATGTGATGGACTACCGCAGTGATAGAATTTAATTTTGAAAAAGAAATTTCTCAGGTTTTAGGAGCTGAGATAAGATCTCAACTAAAATTATTAATGAATTAAATATGGCTATTTTAAAAGAAACAATCAACAAAAAGGTACTGGAGCCCATTCATATGGTTTACATCACTCTTTTGAGCAGTGCTTTTTACGGCTACAGAACGTCTGGCAAGGCGCCCCGAGCGGTCGGAGGTAACATAAGGAACATGAAAAAGACACTCGTCCTGCTGTTACTCATATGGGCAGGAATTAGCGCTGTCCATGCCACTTCAAAATCCAGCCCACTTCGCACATGGAATGCTGTCTCAGTCATCGGTGCATATGTTAATACCATCAGTATCGGAGACGTACAGTGGGTTGAACATCTTTTCACCGATGACTTTGACTATCATTTAGACAAGACAAAGCAGCGGTATTCCAAAAAGCAATTTGTCAAGTTTTTAAAATCGATGGCAGACCACAGTTATGACTGTGTAACTGAGTTTGCATTATTGGACGAAACTCCAGTGGCCTGCATGGCTAAAATGACCCTGCAGTTTGAAACCTTTACGCGCACTGATTATATCTATATGCTGTCTACTGCCGAAGGCTGGAAAATCAGTAAGATTTTGGTTTCACATGCTCAAAAGGATAAACACGCATAATATGAAAAGATTAGCACTATTGGTCATTTTATTGACAGGAGGCAATGCGATGGCTCAGGGACTTTTTAATAAAATCAAACAAAAAGCGGAGAAGATAGCTGGGAATACCATCGAAAATGTAATCGAGGGAAAGATCAAAAAGCAAAACGAACAAGGCTCGCAGGCTGCTGCGACAACTGGCAGTGTTGAGCCGCAGGAAACCGGATCGGTCCGTCAACAGCGCGGACTGAGCAGTACGACTACGTATGACTTTGTGCCGGGGAGCAAGGTACTTCTTGCAGATGATTTCTCACAGGATCCGTTGGGTCAGTTCCCCTTAAAATGGTACACCCGTAGTAAAGGAGAGGTTGTCAGTCTCAATAATGTCAAAGGGAAATGGCTGAGGTTGTATCCCGGCACTTTTGTCAGCCCAGTGGTCGATATCGGGGAGCACGCTACTATTGAGTTTGACCTGATCATGGACTGGCCTTTGGCAGGCGGTTATATGGTGCCGGCCTTGAACTTTGCTTTTTATGACCGCGGCGATAGAGGCGAAATTTTGTCTTACGACTACCGTTTAAAAAACTGTCTCAAAGTCAGTATCGCTCCGTACCGTTCGGAAGCGGCGGTACAGTTGACTTCCTACGAAAATGTCGCCAAAAAGCTAGAGACAGATAAATATAGGGTGGCCAATTTTGATAAGAAAGTAGGCCAGGTCATTCATGTTGCGGTCAGTATTCAAAAAGAGCGGGTCCGCATCTGGCTGGATAAAGAGAAGGTGTTTGACCTGCCCAATGCAGCACCAGTGAACAGCAACTTCAACCAGCTTAAATTAGATATGGCCAGTTCCAATTATACCAACGATCAGCTGGGCTTCTATGTTTCCAATTTCAGGTTTGCCGAAGGAAGTGCCGATACGCGGTCCAAGCTATTGACGAGTGGTAGGTTAGAAACCAGTGGTATCCTCTTTGCCTCCAACTCCGCCGAAATAACATCCGATAGTGATGGCACGATAAGAGAAGTGGCAACCGTGCTCAAAGACAATCCGTCGATGAAGCTCCGCATTGTAGGCCATACTGATGCTGTTGGAGATGCTGAAAAAAATATGCTGCTGTCAAAGAAGCGTGCCGATGCCGTCCGTGATATGCTGGTCAAAACCTATGAGGTTGCCATTGCGCAGATTGAAACCGAAGGTAAAGGATCCACGGTGCCGGTCGTCGACGAAATCAGTGAGGAAAACAGAGCAAAAAATAGAAGAGTGGAATTCGTAAAGCTGTGATATCAAAATGAATCTGAAAAACAACTATGTATATATTTTGCTGGCCTATGCCACGAGCTGTGGCCTACTGCTCACTACATCCTGCAAGAAAGACCCGGTTTCGCCGGATCCGGAGATCAGTATCGCTATTACGCCATTGCCACGTCCGGTTGGTGTGGCTAAAGGAGAGATCTCAAGCAAATCTATCGGTGCCGCCGGGGGCACCCTTGTTTCGGCAGATGGACGCCTGCAAATTGCCATTCCTGCCGGCGCATTGACAGAAGACAAACTCATTTCGGTGCAACCGGTCGAACAGACAAATATAGCCGGTATCGGCTTGTCTTACCGATTGACGCCACATCAGCTCACATTTAAGAAAAAGGTGACGCTTAGTTTAGGACTGGAAGAAGTAGCCGAACAGATCGGTCTACCGCAGACCCTCGGATTTGCCTACCAGCAGGAGGACCAGGTCTGGAAGTACGTCGGTGCCAGTCGTGTGGATATGGTGCAAAAAACAATAAGTTACGAAACGACGCATTTCAGCGACTGGTCTTTGATGAACAAGCTGTCCTTGTCACCATACGAAGCCACCGTCGAACCGGGGCAGAGCCAGTCCGTACGTGCCCTGATCTACACACAGACCAAGTGGGACGACTTATTGACTCCGCTGACGGGTTCATCTGAAGGAGCAGAGCCAGGTTATCCCGTCGGCACACCAGCCGCTTTACCCAGTAGATTTATAGATACATGGGAACTAACGGGGCCTGGTAAGATTGTCAAAGCAGATGCGAGCACGGTGACTTATCAGGCTCCGGCAGCGATGAATGGCAGCGCTGCGGCCACCGTAAGTCTCAAATTGAAGGCGCCGCGGGCGGGAACTTATCTGTTACTTTCCAATCTGCACCTCTCCGGCAATGGCTGGATTGAACTCAGTATAGCCGGCGCCGCTCCGGTGAGATTTCCAGCGTCTTCAGCAGCAAAATCCGGTAATCAATATTTATTATCGAATCCTGAAAATGAAGGTGGTGGATACTTTTTGCTGCGCTGGAATGGGGGTGTGGGCGAATATGGGTACAGTATAGCCAATGGAGGTAACCATTTCCATTTTCAGACTTCTACAACCACCTACATGAGCCGATACCTGGATGAGATTGTCAAAGATATTGTACCCAGTGGCGGAAAGATCAATATCACTAAATTGGAGAATGGATGGGTAGAGGGGGCATTCCATGTCACGAATGCCGGATATGGTCAATTTTTAATGAGCACGACGACGGCGAATGGCCGCTTTAGAGCGAAGGTATTCGATTCAGGAAAGCGCTAATCTGTCAAAAGGGGAATATTTACAACATTCACGTCTGTCGCACAGCCACAGCGCTAACGCAAGCTGTAATATCGTTGTGTTAGTTTCTGGAAATCTAAGAGTTTGTTTCATATGTTTGTTAAAGCCCCGATCCGTCCCGGACAAGGGGCTTTTTGATTTCCCTGCAGGCGGCCCATCGTTGTTTCATATCAAAACCTTTATAAGTAACTTGTCAGTGGCATCTTTTTCATTTTAAAAATACCGGTAACAAGATTTCATCTACCATCATTTCTAGCCTCTTTTTGGTGATCATTTGAGGTCGGATCAAGTTTTCCGTTCGTATCAGGTCGTAGGGAAGCATTAAAGTTACTTCACTCGTTTGTTTGATTTGTTCACCTCTTTTTTCAGCATTTGACAATATGTTTTTTGTTGCGTTCAGGTATTTTTCAATAGCCTGTTGGTGTATTGGAAGCTCGTTTGTATCCGCTTTGTCTTGCGCTCTTAAAAAATAATAGTTGTTAATAATTTCGGTGCCAATCTCCATATATACTTTTTGGAATACAGTCAACAATTGTACAAAATCTTTTCGCAGGCTTCCATTGTCTTTTAATTCCGCGAAGAATACCCCATCAAACAGCTTTTTTGCCTTATATGCGTATATTTCCTGGAGCAAGTCAAAGGGTGTCGCCCATCTTCTGTAGAGCACTGTACGACTCGTATTGGCTTCATCGGCTATCTGCTGAAAGGTCAGGTCCGTAATCTTTACTGTGGTCGTCAGCTTCATTGTTGCATCGTACAAGCTTTCTAGTAGTTCATCGCCACGTCTCCTGCTGTTTTTAGTTTGCTCCATATAATTTTTCTATAAAGATAAAAAAAAATTAGAAACAATATGTATCTTATTTGGTTATTCTCTTTATCTTTGTTATAAGGTACAATTTGAATCTTATTTTTTAAAATGAACACAAGACAGCAACAGAATACCCTGTGTACGGACCAACTGAGAGATTTTTTCAAAAGTCATCATGACAAGTTGCTATGCACAGCGAATAAAAATGGAGAACCGTCAATCGCCTTGATGGGAACGCCACGATTAAATAGTGCAGGCAATATTGAACTGGAATTAAGCGACAACCCTTCGGTTTCACTAAACAATATTCAGGAGAATAAAGCCGTGGTGTTTTTGGTGTACGAACCCGCTGGTCGGGCAAGAGATTACAAAGGCGTGCGGATATACGCCGAAGCGATTGAAATACTAACAGAAGGTGAAAAATTAGAACATATTAGGGAGCTGCTTCGGATAAAATTTGGCGATGAACAGGCTGATGGGTTAGTGGCGACAGTGACTTTCCGCATCACAAAATTGCGGCCCATTGTGGACCGTGGCCAGCTCTGGAACGAACCGCCTTTTGCGGATGCCTAATATTTGGCCTCATCGTAGGATTGGGACCGAGTTACTATACCAAGGGGATTATTCATTTAGGCTACAATAACAGCGGTTTTGAATACATTAGTTTTTTAATTGTTGCAGACTTTTATTGGCAACAATTAAAAAACGAGAAAATGAAATTGAAAGACAAAACCTATCTAGTCACGGGTGGTACATCTGGGGTTGGAAAAGCTATTGCTACCGGCATTGCAAGGACAGGTGCCAATGTTGTCATCGTTAGCCGTAATACGTCAAATGGACAGCAAACTGTAAAAGAGATCTTGGAAAAAACAGCGAATAAAAATGTGTCCTTTGTTACGGCAGATTTAAGTTTGATGAAATCGGTTGAACAACTTAGCATGCAGTTTAAGCAACAATACAATCAACTGCACGGCTTGGTGAATGCCGCTGGGGCTTGGTATTTCAAAAAAGAAATTACTAGCGAAGGAATCGACAAATCATTTGCCATAAATTATCTAAGCCATTTTGTGCTTACAAATAACTTACTTGATTTAATAAAAGCAACCGATGATGCACGAATTGTTACTGTTGGTGGGGCACCTCGATTTTTAAAAAAGCCGAAAATAGATCTGAAGGATTTGCAGCTGACAAAATCATACAGTTGGTTTAGAGCTACCAATCTCGCCATGTTCGCCAGAGTTTACTTTGGCTTTGAATTAGCCGACAGGTTACAAAATACTCCGGCAAGCTCAATGCTATTTCACCCCGGATTCGTAAAATCAAATCTCGGAAAGGGGACCACTCCGTGGTGGCTAAAGCTACTATTTTCATTGTCGTCCGACGTTAGAAATGCACCTGAAAGCTGTGAAAGCGGAGTATATGTAGCGACAAAAGAAAATGCAAAATCCGCAAACGGAAAATTCTTTGACGAAAAAAATAACATCATTGAACTCCGGGACAAATTTAAGAAATCAATAGGTAACGAATTATGGCTATTGAGTGAGCAACTTACAGCAAAAAAGTAACTTTGTGATATGGCACATACAAAACCACAACGAATTAAGTCAATCGGTGAGTTTCATCGGTTTAGAGGGTTGCCTCAGCCCGCACATCCGTTGATTAGTGTCCTCACAATGGACGATCTCATTGGACACCCCGGTCAAATCGGTATGAATGTTATATTTGACTTTTATTTTATTGCTTTGAAGCGTGTGAAAGGAGTGAAGTATAAATACGGACAATCACATTACGATTTTGAAAATGACGGGGTACTGTTTTTTATGTCGCCCAATCAGGTGCTCGAACTTGAAATCGCTGAAGACAGAAAATCCAAAGAACTATCTGGTTGGATGCTACTGATTCATCCGGATTTTATCTGGAACACGCCACTTGCGAAAAACATTAAGCAATATGCATTTTTTGATTATTCCGTAAATGAAGCGTTGTTGTTATCAGAAAAAGAAGAAAAGATACTTAACGGCATTATTGAAAACATACGGGAAGAATATTACTCCAATATAGATAAGTTTAGTAAACAAATCATCGGTACATATATTGAGAATTTGCTTAGCTATTCAGAACGATTTTACAATCGTCAATTTATTACAAGGGAAAAAGCCAATCATCAAATTTTGGAAGGTTTGGAAAAACTGTTAACAGATTACTTTAGCAGTGATGATCTGGCAATTAGAGGTCTACCATCTGTTCAATATGTTTCGGAACAACTGAATGTCTCATCAAGCTATTTGGGTAGTGTACTGCGCGTGGTAACAGGTCAAAGCACGCAGCAGCATATACACGATAAATTGATAGAAAAAGCTAGAGAAAAACTTTCCACCACTAACTTATCCGTTAGTGAGATCGCCTACGAATTGGGATTTGAACATTCACAGTCATTCAGCAAACTCTTCAAGACGAAGACTAAAATGAGTCCTTTGGAGTTTCGGCAATCATTTAACTGAAAAAGCGAATTACCTCATGCCCCCAAC from the Sphingobacterium thalpophilum genome contains:
- a CDS encoding outer membrane beta-barrel family protein, with amino-acid sequence MKNNIILLLIMLLLPAAGLLAQAHKPQYVLSGKVVTTDSSSLEAHLFDLDSKLLKTELLGPTGEFRFEGLGNGSYYVKIRRHQSDIYNSKVFEIRDRDLLFPEIHISDKRLETVVIARTRPYIERQDGKLILNVESSLQNTGGSAFDVLEKAPGVNIDANDNISLRGKNNLLIQIDGKNIPLTADALADYLRGISASAIDKIEFITNPSSKYDAAGTAIVNIKLKKGTKKGTNATVTTAIGTGRYIKNSNSFHINHRKGKVNTFASYNFAYREMSNDLVLNRSFYDQENLTKAYLQDNFIKTGVNNHSGKAGLDYQLNDNHILGAAFSFNSNILTPNSNSKTSVMDSEQQLLKEIQTQSDAKNKWRNGSLNLNHRYSLDTLGSEVNTDIDWIHYFNKSVQHFDTKTKTPGQTGTLPYVLRGNVDGGLDIYALKSDAIMIFEQNWKLETGIKSSFVKSDNDMEFYDHSAEKPVLDTGKSNHYIYKEYIHAVYGNLSKKWNRMTAIVGLRAEHTNVTGTQITMDLVNKKKYTQLFPSASLSFDLNEDNRLDINFSRRISRPSYIQLNPFKYYINATTYKTGNPGLNPQTSQNYELTYSLKNKYLATVSYSKTAQNITSVVKPIIENGENISVQTDENISAALYYGLYLVAPVQVTKWWEMNTSANFYYGSYSGNVSETTIKNKGNFNVDLNMVNTIRLGNNYAAELAASYKSAEVYAFARISPLWSLNIGAQKKFSNNSTLKLSFSDIFRTNYYKGLTVYNNYKENFSTKRDTRLVMLSYSYSFGDSKSTKIRKTGGAEDLKRRAE
- a CDS encoding nuclear transport factor 2 family protein, with the protein product MAILKETINKKVLEPIHMVYITLLSSAFYGYRTSGKAPRAVGGNIRNMKKTLVLLLLIWAGISAVHATSKSSPLRTWNAVSVIGAYVNTISIGDVQWVEHLFTDDFDYHLDKTKQRYSKKQFVKFLKSMADHSYDCVTEFALLDETPVACMAKMTLQFETFTRTDYIYMLSTAEGWKISKILVSHAQKDKHA
- a CDS encoding OmpA family protein, which translates into the protein MKRLALLVILLTGGNAMAQGLFNKIKQKAEKIAGNTIENVIEGKIKKQNEQGSQAAATTGSVEPQETGSVRQQRGLSSTTTYDFVPGSKVLLADDFSQDPLGQFPLKWYTRSKGEVVSLNNVKGKWLRLYPGTFVSPVVDIGEHATIEFDLIMDWPLAGGYMVPALNFAFYDRGDRGEILSYDYRLKNCLKVSIAPYRSEAAVQLTSYENVAKKLETDKYRVANFDKKVGQVIHVAVSIQKERVRIWLDKEKVFDLPNAAPVNSNFNQLKLDMASSNYTNDQLGFYVSNFRFAEGSADTRSKLLTSGRLETSGILFASNSAEITSDSDGTIREVATVLKDNPSMKLRIVGHTDAVGDAEKNMLLSKKRADAVRDMLVKTYEVAIAQIETEGKGSTVPVVDEISEENRAKNRRVEFVKL
- a CDS encoding TetR/AcrR family transcriptional regulator; translated protein: MEQTKNSRRRGDELLESLYDATMKLTTTVKITDLTFQQIADEANTSRTVLYRRWATPFDLLQEIYAYKAKKLFDGVFFAELKDNGSLRKDFVQLLTVFQKVYMEIGTEIINNYYFLRAQDKADTNELPIHQQAIEKYLNATKNILSNAEKRGEQIKQTSEVTLMLPYDLIRTENLIRPQMITKKRLEMMVDEILLPVFLK
- a CDS encoding pyridoxamine 5'-phosphate oxidase family protein, producing the protein MNTRQQQNTLCTDQLRDFFKSHHDKLLCTANKNGEPSIALMGTPRLNSAGNIELELSDNPSVSLNNIQENKAVVFLVYEPAGRARDYKGVRIYAEAIEILTEGEKLEHIRELLRIKFGDEQADGLVATVTFRITKLRPIVDRGQLWNEPPFADA
- a CDS encoding SDR family NAD(P)-dependent oxidoreductase gives rise to the protein MKLKDKTYLVTGGTSGVGKAIATGIARTGANVVIVSRNTSNGQQTVKEILEKTANKNVSFVTADLSLMKSVEQLSMQFKQQYNQLHGLVNAAGAWYFKKEITSEGIDKSFAINYLSHFVLTNNLLDLIKATDDARIVTVGGAPRFLKKPKIDLKDLQLTKSYSWFRATNLAMFARVYFGFELADRLQNTPASSMLFHPGFVKSNLGKGTTPWWLKLLFSLSSDVRNAPESCESGVYVATKENAKSANGKFFDEKNNIIELRDKFKKSIGNELWLLSEQLTAKK